In Tolypothrix sp. NIES-4075, the following proteins share a genomic window:
- a CDS encoding B12-binding domain-containing radical SAM protein gives MRVLLLWPIMPNSFWSYQETLDLAGLRSTNPPLGLITVAAMLPTDWEIRLCDRNIRHETDEDWAWCDLVIISAMIIQKEDFRELIQKGVALGKKVAVGGPFATSVPEFPLEAGAHYLILDEGECTIPMFLEALARGEEKGIFRAIEKPDVTQTPIPRFDLLDLNAYMAVTVQFSRGCPFQCEFCDIINLFGRKPRTKTPEQMLAELEVLYQMGWYRYVFIVDDNFIGNKRNAKVFLRELIPWMQERKYPFPLLTEASLNLAEDDELIELMVKAGFAMVFMGIETPDVDSLAGIHKEQNTRKSLMESCHKITQAGLQIMSGFIIGFDNERTGAGKRIQQFIEDTGIPQAHLSLLQALHNTAMWTRLKQEDRLEDGLATVYQGSLMNFKPTRPVEEIVTEYIDCFWNLYEPLPYLKRTFRHFMMMNGWRPKIKRRFTWHEMRLFPVVCYRQGVVRSTRFLFWKQLSAIALQKPHLFYDYFVALSLGEHFFTFRHEVKAQLEAQLAVLKEQKQAEEKEQAINQLSPVS, from the coding sequence ATGAGAGTTTTACTACTCTGGCCCATAATGCCCAATTCGTTCTGGTCTTACCAGGAAACGCTTGATCTGGCAGGTTTACGCTCCACAAATCCGCCATTGGGTTTAATTACAGTAGCGGCAATGCTGCCAACTGACTGGGAAATTAGGTTGTGCGATCGCAATATCCGTCATGAGACAGATGAAGATTGGGCATGGTGCGATTTGGTAATCATCTCTGCAATGATTATCCAAAAAGAGGATTTTCGAGAATTAATTCAAAAAGGAGTAGCGTTAGGTAAAAAGGTTGCAGTTGGTGGTCCTTTTGCTACATCTGTACCGGAGTTTCCCTTGGAAGCGGGAGCGCATTATCTAATTTTAGATGAGGGTGAATGCACCATCCCCATGTTTTTAGAAGCCTTGGCAAGAGGAGAAGAAAAAGGCATTTTCCGCGCTATAGAAAAACCCGATGTTACCCAGACTCCCATACCCAGGTTTGACTTGTTAGATTTAAATGCCTACATGGCTGTTACAGTGCAATTTTCGCGGGGTTGTCCGTTCCAATGTGAGTTTTGCGACATTATTAACTTATTTGGTCGCAAACCGCGCACGAAGACACCAGAACAGATGCTGGCTGAATTAGAAGTCTTGTATCAAATGGGCTGGTATCGCTATGTATTTATTGTCGATGACAACTTTATTGGCAATAAACGCAATGCCAAAGTATTTCTGCGCGAACTAATTCCCTGGATGCAAGAACGCAAGTATCCCTTTCCATTACTAACAGAAGCTTCACTCAATTTGGCAGAAGATGACGAATTGATAGAATTGATGGTCAAGGCTGGCTTCGCTATGGTATTTATGGGTATTGAAACGCCAGATGTTGACAGCTTGGCAGGAATTCACAAAGAACAGAATACGCGCAAGTCTTTAATGGAATCTTGTCACAAAATTACGCAAGCCGGATTGCAAATTATGTCCGGTTTTATTATTGGCTTTGATAATGAACGTACTGGTGCTGGAAAACGGATTCAGCAGTTTATTGAAGATACGGGTATCCCTCAAGCGCATCTGAGTTTACTGCAAGCATTGCACAATACAGCAATGTGGACTCGTCTCAAACAAGAAGACCGCTTGGAGGATGGTTTAGCGACAGTTTATCAAGGTTCATTGATGAACTTTAAACCAACTCGACCTGTAGAAGAAATTGTCACAGAATATATTGATTGTTTCTGGAATCTTTATGAACCGCTACCTTACCTAAAACGGACTTTTCGGCATTTCATGATGATGAATGGTTGGCGTCCGAAAATAAAACGTCGGTTTACTTGGCATGAAATGCGTTTGTTCCCGGTGGTTTGCTACAGGCAGGGTGTAGTTCGTTCAACTCGTTTTTTATTCTGGAAGCAGTTGAGCGCGATCGCACTACAAAAACCACATTTATTTTACGACTACTTCGTTGCTTTGAGTCTTGGCGAACACTTCTTCACTTTCCGTCATGAGGTCAAGGCACAATTAGAAGCGCAATTAGCAGTGTTGAAGGAACAGAAGCAAGCAGAAGAAAAAGAGCAAGCAATTAATCAACTCTCACCTGTATCTTAA
- the pip gene encoding prolyl aminopeptidase: MRELYPPIQPYKQGKLQVSDLHTIHFEESGNPQGKPIVLLHGGPGGGCPAFYRQYFHPEKWRLVMFDQRGCGQSTPHAELRENTTWDLVDDIEKLREYLEIEKWVVFGGSWGSTLSLAYSQTYPEHCKGLILRGIFMLRQKELRWFYQEGASYIFPDAWEEYLKPIPSDERDDMLTAYYKRLTSPDLQIRLEAARAWSIWEASTSRLFLDKGLMQTFGESEFADAFARIECHYFINKGFFESENQLLVNVERIRHIPAVIVQGRYDVVCPMISAWELHLAWQEAEFIVVPDAGHSMSEAGIKSALIDATDRFVEL, translated from the coding sequence ATGCGCGAACTTTACCCACCCATCCAACCTTACAAACAAGGTAAACTACAAGTTTCCGACTTGCACACAATTCATTTTGAAGAATCAGGAAACCCGCAAGGTAAGCCAATTGTTTTGCTACATGGTGGACCCGGTGGTGGATGTCCAGCTTTTTATCGACAATATTTTCATCCGGAAAAATGGCGTTTGGTGATGTTTGACCAACGTGGTTGCGGTCAAAGTACACCTCATGCAGAATTGCGAGAAAATACAACTTGGGATTTAGTAGATGATATTGAAAAGCTTCGAGAATATTTAGAAATAGAAAAATGGGTTGTTTTTGGTGGTAGTTGGGGGAGTACGCTGTCATTAGCTTACAGTCAAACTTATCCGGAACATTGCAAAGGTTTAATTTTACGCGGTATTTTTATGCTGCGTCAAAAGGAATTGCGCTGGTTTTATCAAGAAGGTGCTAGCTACATTTTTCCTGACGCTTGGGAGGAATATTTAAAACCGATTCCTTCAGATGAACGTGACGATATGCTTACAGCTTATTACAAACGCTTGACAAGTCCCGACTTACAAATCAGGTTAGAAGCAGCGCGTGCATGGTCAATTTGGGAAGCTAGCACAAGTAGACTTTTTTTAGATAAAGGACTAATGCAAACATTTGGTGAAAGTGAATTTGCCGATGCTTTTGCCAGAATTGAATGTCATTATTTCATAAATAAGGGATTTTTTGAAAGCGAAAATCAGTTACTTGTAAATGTTGAGCGTATTCGTCACATTCCGGCTGTAATTGTGCAAGGACGTTATGATGTAGTTTGTCCGATGATATCAGCTTGGGAATTACATCTTGCTTGGCAGGAAGCTGAATTTATTGTTGTTCCTGATGCTGGACATTCGATGAGTGAAGCCGGAATTAAGAGTGCTTTAATTGATGCGACAGATAGATTTGTAGAGTTGTAG
- a CDS encoding helix-turn-helix domain-containing protein produces the protein MTSGLKTLSSYYIQLITTFAPRPITNEAELIATQNRINFILDNGNLTQDDKDYLKVLGTLVYDYEEKYEAMPILKGVTLLKTLLEESNLQPKDLIHICESESNILDILNGKAKLTDNQIKELTAFFKISPRYFVEEN, from the coding sequence ATGACGAGTGGTTTGAAAACTCTTAGTAGTTATTATATCCAGCTAATTACCACCTTTGCGCCGCGTCCGATTACGAATGAGGCTGAGTTAATCGCTACTCAAAATCGAATTAATTTTATCTTAGATAATGGAAATCTTACACAAGATGATAAAGATTATCTGAAGGTGCTTGGAACTCTCGTTTATGATTATGAAGAAAAATACGAAGCAATGCCTATTCTGAAGGGAGTAACACTGCTTAAAACTTTATTAGAAGAATCTAATCTTCAACCAAAAGATTTAATTCATATATGTGAAAGTGAATCTAATATTTTAGATATACTTAATGGCAAAGCTAAACTAACTGACAATCAAATCAAAGAATTAACTGCTTTTTTTAAGATATCACCTAGATACTTTGTAGAGGAAAATTAA
- a CDS encoding DUF429 domain-containing protein, with protein sequence MKFIGIDFGWKSQPSGLCCLQWTDNQLQLLDLDRKEFIADILTWIDTHVQADEAAIIAVDAPTLIPNATGSRLPDKLSHKYFGKYHAGCYPANLNLPFADRTINFGLQLESRGFTHAPTIEPQKLGRYQIEVFPHPAIVHLFNLERILKYKKGRLSDRRLELLKLHNYIIHILPSLAPPLRSPFLCGAFPSEIPTTGAALKAVEDKLDSLICAYVAAHWWYWGEQRNLVLGDRTTGYIVIPQKRGLGTGD encoded by the coding sequence ATGAAATTTATCGGTATTGATTTCGGCTGGAAATCGCAACCAAGCGGACTATGCTGCTTGCAATGGACAGATAATCAACTTCAACTACTCGACTTAGATCGTAAAGAATTTATTGCAGACATCCTCACCTGGATTGATACTCACGTACAAGCAGACGAAGCAGCAATCATTGCCGTAGACGCACCTACCCTCATCCCCAATGCTACCGGGAGTCGCTTACCAGACAAACTTAGTCATAAATACTTTGGCAAATATCACGCTGGATGCTACCCAGCAAACCTAAATTTACCCTTTGCCGATCGCACCATCAACTTCGGTTTACAACTAGAATCGCGTGGCTTTACACACGCACCAACCATCGAACCGCAAAAACTTGGTAGATATCAAATAGAAGTCTTTCCCCACCCCGCAATCGTCCATCTCTTCAACTTAGAACGCATCCTCAAATACAAAAAAGGACGATTAAGCGATCGCCGTTTAGAACTTCTCAAACTCCACAATTACATTATTCATATCCTACCCTCTCTTGCTCCTCCTCTGCGCTCTCCGTTTCTCTGCGGTGCGTTTCCCTCCGAAATCCCCACAACAGGTGCAGCACTCAAAGCAGTAGAAGATAAACTAGATAGCCTCATCTGTGCTTATGTAGCTGCACACTGGTGGTATTGGGGAGAACAACGCAACCTAGTATTAGGCGATCGCACTACCGGTTACATTGTCATCCCCCAGAAAAGGGGACTAGGGACTGGGGACTAG